In Melioribacteraceae bacterium 4301-Me, a genomic segment contains:
- a CDS encoding TIGR02757 family protein, translating to MKREPYIINLKQKLDYHYKYFDFSQISPDPLEFLHRYKNYHDIEISGIISSVFAYGNVKQIINTLEKIHSIMNYEPYKFVMNFHEKKNNNPFNGLKHRFYTSKDILILFSTLNKIYNSYGSLKYFFLLYYFEKGKNLKETISFFSQNFLKIISKENELSVGLKFMFPDPFKGSACKRMNLFLRWMVRKDELDFGLWHEIPKSKLVIPVDTHVAKICKKLKLTKKKVVSWEMAEEITDNLKKIDAKDPVKYDFAICHLGMRKLDFW from the coding sequence TTGAAAAGGGAGCCTTACATTATAAACCTCAAGCAAAAATTAGACTACCATTATAAATATTTTGATTTCTCACAAATTTCACCTGACCCGTTAGAATTTTTACATCGATACAAAAATTATCATGATATTGAAATCTCTGGGATAATATCTTCAGTGTTTGCTTACGGAAACGTAAAACAAATAATTAACACACTTGAAAAAATTCATTCCATAATGAATTATGAGCCTTATAAGTTTGTTATGAATTTTCATGAGAAAAAGAATAATAATCCATTTAATGGGTTAAAACATCGATTTTACACTTCTAAAGATATTTTGATTTTATTTTCTACACTTAATAAAATTTATAATAGCTATGGTTCGTTAAAGTACTTTTTCCTTCTATATTATTTTGAAAAAGGAAAAAATTTGAAAGAAACAATTTCTTTTTTTTCGCAAAACTTCTTAAAGATAATTTCAAAAGAAAATGAACTCAGCGTTGGATTAAAATTTATGTTCCCCGACCCATTTAAAGGCAGTGCTTGCAAAAGAATGAATCTTTTTTTGCGGTGGATGGTTAGAAAAGATGAATTGGATTTTGGCTTATGGCATGAAATTCCTAAGTCCAAACTTGTAATTCCTGTTGATACCCACGTAGCTAAGATTTGTAAAAAATTAAAGCTGACAAAAAAGAAGGTAGTATCGTGGGAAATGGCAGAGGAAATTACGGACAATCTAAAAAAAATTGATGCTAAAGACCCTGTAAAATACGATTTTGCAATTTGTCACTTGGGAATGCGAAAATTAGATTTTTGGTAA
- a CDS encoding DegT/DnrJ/EryC1/StrS family aminotransferase, producing MKVPLLDLKPQYLSLKKEIDDAVQRVVDSQYFILGSDVTKLEEEIAEYLKVKFALGVSSGTDALLLSLMALGIQPGDEVIVPTYSFFATAGVVARLNAKPVFVDIDPVTFNISADLIEEKISSRTKAIIPVHLYGQSAEMGKIVELASKYNLAVIEDAAQAIGAQYKDGRCVGTIGDIGCFSFFPTKNLGGFGDGGLITTNNEKLYHIMKIMRNHGAEPKYYHKIVGGNFRLDTLQAAVLRVKLPHLNSWSEKRRQNAIKYNNYFIESGLSEKVGVLKFDSKNKVLLPKAVYSHLESILNYHIYNQYIIRVEKRDQLVEYLKKNDIGCEIYYPVPFHRQACFSYLKNNDGEFPNANFAAEHSLALPIYPELNDEQIKHVVYTIKKFYFE from the coding sequence ATGAAAGTACCATTACTTGATTTGAAGCCGCAGTATTTGTCATTAAAAAAAGAAATTGATGATGCTGTTCAACGGGTTGTTGATTCACAGTATTTCATTTTGGGGTCAGATGTAACCAAATTAGAAGAAGAAATTGCAGAATATTTAAAAGTAAAATTTGCACTTGGAGTATCATCTGGAACTGATGCCTTACTACTTTCGTTGATGGCTTTAGGTATTCAGCCAGGCGATGAAGTAATTGTTCCTACTTATTCTTTTTTTGCTACTGCTGGTGTGGTTGCAAGATTGAATGCAAAACCCGTTTTCGTCGATATAGACCCTGTAACTTTTAATATAAGCGCAGATTTGATTGAAGAGAAAATTTCATCAAGGACTAAAGCAATTATACCAGTCCATTTGTATGGTCAATCTGCAGAAATGGGAAAAATTGTTGAGCTTGCTTCAAAATATAATTTAGCAGTGATTGAAGATGCGGCTCAAGCAATTGGTGCTCAGTACAAAGATGGGAGATGCGTTGGTACTATTGGTGATATAGGTTGCTTTTCTTTTTTCCCAACAAAAAATTTAGGTGGGTTTGGTGATGGTGGGTTAATTACTACAAATAATGAAAAGCTATATCATATTATGAAAATAATGCGTAATCATGGTGCAGAACCAAAATATTATCATAAAATTGTTGGAGGTAATTTTAGATTGGACACTTTGCAGGCTGCAGTGCTAAGGGTGAAATTGCCTCATCTTAACTCATGGTCCGAGAAACGTCGGCAAAATGCAATAAAATACAATAACTATTTTATTGAAAGCGGTCTTTCTGAAAAAGTAGGCGTTCTCAAATTTGATTCTAAAAATAAAGTCCTTTTGCCAAAGGCTGTTTATAGCCATTTAGAATCCATCCTAAATTATCACATCTACAACCAATACATAATTCGTGTTGAAAAAAGGGATCAGCTCGTTGAATATCTGAAGAAGAATGACATTGGTTGTGAAATTTATTATCCAGTTCCATTTCATCGCCAAGCGTGTTTTTCTTACTTAAAGAATAATGATGGGGAATTTCCTAATGCGAACTTTGCTGCTGAACACTCATTAGCATTGCCTATTTATCCAGAGTTAAACGATGAACAAATTAAACACGTTGTGTATACAATTAAAAAATTTTACTTTGAGTAA
- a CDS encoding MFS transporter encodes MNLSGTFQKLKTDFHSSFWVANFMELFERLAYYGQATILSIFLRDHLKFTEVQAGQLSSIFGGLIYLLPIFAGALADKFGFKKAFSFAFFVLAVGYFFIGSTGMKLFSGLYSNFNIYWLLTIILILTAIGGSFIKPSVLGTIALSSTNESKSFGYAIYYWLVNTGAAIGPLLAFLVRDSIGIEFVYLISSISCALMFISTLIFYKEPPAKINEKREDIKTVIKNLFLVIRNFRFMAFLLIFALYWILFWQFFIIIPFYISDYISPNAPIEIIISTGAWTIILFQIPINRLTKNISTQKAILIGFILAAFAWLVWFIVLPLTQNTNINLFGNKIALGIPLIMLGIFLFSIGEQTQAPRFYEYVADLAPKGQAALFQGFSFLPIAIAWGIGGTFGGWLYHTFTKELHKPEFIFLIIFVIGVISTLLMWVYNKFIIK; translated from the coding sequence ATGAATTTATCTGGCACATTTCAAAAGTTGAAAACTGATTTTCATTCATCTTTTTGGGTCGCAAACTTTATGGAATTATTTGAAAGACTTGCATATTATGGACAAGCTACAATTCTCAGTATTTTTTTGCGTGACCATTTAAAATTTACTGAAGTGCAGGCTGGGCAGTTATCTTCAATATTTGGAGGATTAATTTATTTGCTACCCATTTTTGCAGGTGCCTTAGCCGATAAGTTCGGTTTTAAAAAAGCATTCTCTTTTGCTTTTTTCGTTTTAGCAGTAGGTTATTTTTTTATTGGCTCAACTGGAATGAAATTATTTTCGGGATTATACTCCAATTTTAACATCTATTGGCTGCTCACAATAATTCTTATTTTAACGGCTATTGGCGGTTCATTTATAAAGCCCAGCGTTTTAGGGACAATAGCGCTTTCGTCAACAAATGAATCAAAATCATTTGGTTATGCAATATATTATTGGCTTGTAAACACAGGTGCTGCTATTGGTCCGCTATTGGCATTTTTAGTAAGGGATTCTATAGGAATCGAATTTGTTTACTTAATCTCTTCAATTAGCTGTGCATTAATGTTTATTTCAACGCTTATTTTTTATAAAGAGCCCCCGGCAAAAATCAATGAAAAAAGAGAAGACATTAAAACTGTAATAAAAAATCTTTTCCTCGTTATAAGAAATTTTCGATTTATGGCATTCTTATTAATCTTTGCACTCTATTGGATTTTGTTCTGGCAGTTTTTCATAATTATACCTTTTTATATATCAGATTATATTTCTCCAAACGCTCCAATTGAAATTATCATATCCACAGGAGCATGGACAATAATTTTATTCCAAATTCCTATTAATCGACTTACAAAAAACATATCTACACAAAAAGCAATTTTAATCGGATTCATTTTAGCTGCATTTGCATGGTTAGTATGGTTTATTGTTTTACCTTTAACTCAAAATACCAATATCAATTTATTTGGAAATAAAATAGCATTAGGAATACCACTTATTATGTTAGGAATATTTTTATTTTCTATTGGTGAACAAACACAAGCTCCACGTTTTTATGAATATGTAGCAGATTTAGCTCCAAAAGGACAGGCTGCTTTATTTCAAGGTTTTTCCTTTTTGCCAATTGCAATAGCATGGGGAATTGGCGGCACTTTTGGAGGATGGTTATACCATACTTTTACAAAAGAATTGCATAAACCCGAATTTATTTTTTTAATAATCTTTGTAATAGGAGTTATCTCAACTCTGCTTATGTGGGTGTACAATAAGTTTATTATCAAATAA